A genomic region of Botrytis cinerea B05.10 chromosome 9, complete sequence contains the following coding sequences:
- the Bcprx8 gene encoding Bcprx8 codes for MRLQVPTWMGRGLLEKYLYIGERRSGCDLPFSILIFYDTIRLHSCLCISSSHTLKQTANQPLTYKHTQLTMSEATLKLGDSLPEDVKFGWIAPSPENADIKACGMPIIYNASKEWANKKVVLFSLPGAFTPTCSASHLPGYIANLPALREKGVDVVATIAYNDPFVMSAWGKANGIHNEDILFLSDNQCAFSKLLGWTDGERTGRYALIIDNGKIVYAEKEPGRGEVTVSGAEAVLSKL; via the exons ATGAGGTTACAGGTACCTACCTGGATGGGTAGGGGGTTGCTGGagaagtatttatatattggaGAGAGACGGTCTGGTTGCGACCTTCCCTTTTCtattctcatcttctacGATACAATAAGATTACACTCCTGCCTTTGCATTTCAAGCAGCCACACACTCAAACAAACAGCAAATCAACCCCTCAcatacaaacacacacaacTCACAATGTCTGAAGCAACTTTGAAGCTCGGCGACTCCCTCCCCGAGGATGTCAAGTTCGGCTGGATTGCCCCTAGCCCCGAGAACGCCGACATCAAAGCATGCGGAATGCCAATTATCTACAATGCATCCAAGG AATGGGCCAACAAGAAAGTCgtcctcttttctctccccGGTGCATTCACCCCTACCTGCAGCGCATCGCACTTGCCAGGCTACATTGCCAACCTCCCTGCTCTCCGCGAGAAGGGCGTCGATGTCGTAGCGACCATTGCGTACAACGATCCTTTCGTCATGAGCGCATGGGGAAAGGCCAACGGAATCCACAATGAAGATATT CTCTTCCTCTCCGACAACCAATGTGCATTCTCCAAGCTCCTCGGCTGGACCGACGGCGAACGTACCGGCCGCTACGCTCTCATCATCGACAACGGAAAGATCGTGTATGCAGAGAAGGAGCCTGGAAGGGGCGAGGTTACTGTTTCCGGAGCCGAGGCTGTTTTGAGCAAGTTGTAG